The Pseudomonas putida nucleotide sequence GCATGAGGAAACTTTCGGGCCGATCGTCTGCGTGCTGCCGTTCGACAACGAGCAAGAGCTGGTCGAGCTGATGAACGACAGCCCTTATGGCCTGACCGCCAGCCTGTGGACCAACGACCTGTCCAAGGCATTGCGGCTGATTCCGCAGATCGAGGCCGGCACGGTGTGGGTCAACATGCACACCTTCCTCGACCCGGCAGTACCCTTTGGCGGGACCAAGGCTTCGGGTGTGGGGCGCGAGTTCGGCAGCGCGTTCATCGAGGACTACACCGAGCTGAAGTCGGTGATGATCAGGTATTGAGTCAATCCAGGTTTGTGAGCGCGCCTAGCGGCGGGTGCGCCCATACGCCTGGCTGATTCGGTCGATCACCATCGCCAGCGCAACGATGGCTAGCCCCGCTTCGACCCCTTGGCCGACGTTGAGGGTCTGGATCCCTGCAAGCACATCCTCACCCAGCCCGCGGGCACCGATCATCGACGCCACCACCACCATCGACAGCGCCATCATCACCGACTGGTTGAGCCCGGCCATGATGCTCGGTAGCGCCAGCGGCAGGGCGATGCGACGCAGCCGCTGCCAGCGGCCGGCACCCAGGCCGTGGGCGGCCTGCAGCAACGAGGGGTCGATCTGGCTCAGGCCCAGCTCTGTCAACCGCACCAACGGCGGCAGGGCATAGATCAAGGTGGCGAACACCGCCGGCACCTTGCCCAAACCAAACAGCATCAGTACCGGGATCAGGTAGACGAAGGCCGGCAGCGTCTGCATCACGTCCAGCACCGGCAACAGCAGGCGCCGGGCCAGCGGGCGGGTGGCCAGGAGGATGCCCAGCGGCACGCCGATCAGCACGCACAGGCCGGTACTGACCAGCACCAGGGCGAGGGTCTGCAGCAGTTTGTCCCACAGCCCGAGCACGCCGATGAACGCCAGCAGCGCGACCAGCACCACGCTGCGCAGCAGGCTGCGGCTGGCGTGCCAGGCCAGCAGGCCGACCAGCAGCAACAGCAGCCACCAGGGCATCAGGCGTAGCAGGTTCTCCAGGCCGACCAACAATTGCAGCAACTGGTCGGAGACACTGCGCAGGTGGTCGCCATAGTGCAGCACCAACCAGTCGACCAGGCGGTTGATGGTGTCGGCGAAGGACAGTTGCAGGGCTTCGGGGAAGCCCGTACTCACAGGCTAGCCTCGACCTTGCCGGCCACGTCGGCGGGTAGCCAGGCCTTCCACACATCCGGGTTGGCACGCAGGAAGGCCTTGGCGGCATCAGTGGCTGGCAGGCGCTTTTCGTTCATCTCTGCCAGGGCCTTGTTCAGCCGGTCGATGGGCAGGTCGACTTTCTCGAACACCGCCACCAGCTGCGGGTAGCCATCGCGAAATGCCTTGGACACGCCGATCGAAAGCTTTGCCGGCAACGACTGACTGCCTTTGGGGTTGGGGTTTTTCGCGTCGGTCAGGGTGGCCCAGGCTGCTGCATCGAACGGGGGTTCCTGCAGGCGCACGAGGTCGTAACGACCAATCAGCGCCGTGGGGCTCCAGTAGTAGAACAGCACGGGTTTCTTGCGGCGGATCGCCGAGTCCACCTCGGCATCCAGCGCAGCGCCCGAGCCTGTGCGGAAGTTGGTGTACAAGCCTTCCAGGCCGTAGGCCTTGAGCTTCTGGCTATTGACGATCTCCGAGGTCCAGCCGCTGGGGCTGTTGAGGAAGCGGCCTTTTACTGGGTCTTCAGGGTCCTTGAACACAGACGAATAACGCTTGAGGTCTTCGACACTACGCAGGTCAGGGGCAGGGGCCTTGTCGCCCTTGACCACGTAGGCGGGTACCCACCAGCCCTCTTCAGCGTGCTTCACCGTGTCACCCAGGGCGAACACTTCGCCGGCCTTTTCGGCGTTGACCCAAGCTGGACTGCGCCCGGCCCATTCTTCGGCGATCACCTGCAGGTCGTTGCGCGCCAGTGCCACTTCCATGCTCACGGTGCTGCCGGGGAGCGTGTCGGTGGGGTAGCCGTAACCGTGCTCGACGATGTGGCGCAGGATTTCCGTGGTCAGGGCGCCGCTTTCCCAGCCGAGCGCGCCGAAGTGGATGGGTTTGCTGTTTTCCGCCGATGCGGCGCTGTCGGTGCTGGCCAGGCCGAAGGTGAGCAAAAGGCCGGCCAGCAGCGCAGGGATCTTTTTCATGAGGAGCCTCGTCGATTACTGCTTCTTGCGTTGCGGGCAAGTGTAGACGAGGAGGTTTTCGGGGCCGCGAGCGGCCCCGGCAGGTCAGACGCGGAACTGGTCCATCAGCGCCTGCTGCTGGTTGGCCAGGCTGTTCAGCGACTGGCTGACCCGCGCCGATTCGTTGGCCTGACCCGACAGCGATTCGGTGACATCGCGGATGGTCGCGACGTTGCTGTTGATCTCTTCGGCTACCGCACTCTGCTCTTCGGCGGCCGAGGCGATCTGCAGGTTCATGTCGGTGATCACGCTGACCGCCTGGCCGATGCGCTGCAGCGCGGTCACCGCCTGGCCGACCTGCTCGACACCGCCTTGGGCCTGGCGATGGCTGTGGTCCATGCTGCCGACCACATCGCGGGTGCCGGTCTGCAGGGCCTCGATCACCTGGCGGGTTTCTTCCACCGACTCCTGGGTGCGTTGGGCCAGGTTGCGCACCTCATCGGCGACCACGGCAAAACCACGGCCGGCCTCACCGGCACGGGCCGCCTCGATGGCGGCGTTCAGCGCCAGCAGGTTGGTCTGCTCGGCGATAGAACGGATCACTTCCAGCACCGAACCGATTTTCTCGCTGTTCTGCGCCAGGCCTTCGACTTCGGCCATGGCCTGGCTCATGTTGGCGGCCAGGGCATCGATGCTGGTGGTGGTGCGGTCGATCACCGCCAGGCCCTCGCGGGTGGCCTGGTCGGCCTCGCGGGCGGCTTGCGCGGCCTGGGCGGCGCTGCGGGCGACGTCCTGGGCGGTGGCGCTCATTTCGTGGGAGGCGGTGGCCACCTGGTCGACCTGGCGGTACTGCTGCTCCATGCCAGCACTGGTTTCAGTGGCAATCGCTGAGGACTGGTCAGCGGTGCCGCGGGCGGCCTGCACCGAGCGCTTCACCTCGGCGATGGTCGGTTGCAGCTTGTCGAGGAAGCGGTTGAACCAGCCGGCCAGCTCGCCGAGTTCATCGCGCTTGTCGTAGGTCAGGCGGCGGGTCAGGTCGCCTTCGCCGCTGGCGATGTCCTTGAGCATCGCGGCCACGCCGAGGATCGGCTTGGTCACGCCACGGGCCATCAACCACACCAGCAGCAGGCCGGCGATCGCCGCGGCCAGGCCCAGGCCCAGCTCCAGCAGGGTGCCGCTGGTGTTCAGGGTGTCCAGTTCTTGCTTGAGCGCTTCGGCCGGGCCGGTCAAGGCATTTTCCGGCACATCCAGCAGCACGCCCCAGGGCTGGGCGCCAGGGATCGGTTCGAAAGCGGCCAGAACTTTCAGGCGTGCCTGGTCGTGGAGGATGCTCAGCTTGCCAGTGGCCAGCTTGCGCACCAGTTCGGCACCCTGGCGCGGGTCGACCTGGTCGAAACGCTGGGCCAGCTTGCTGGCGTCGGCGCTGTAGCCGGCCAGCAGGCCGACCGGGCTGAGGATGCCGACCGTCGTGCGGCCTTCGTAGAGGCTGCGGCTGGCGTCCTGGCTCAGGGCCTGCAGGCTGTTGAGGTTGATGTCGATGGACAGGGTGGCGATGATCTTGCCGTTGACCGCCAGCGGGAAGACGATGCTGGTCATCAGCACGCGCTGGCCGTCGATGTCGTAGAAGTACGGCTCCACCACGCAGACCTTGCCGGTGCTGCGCGGGCAGCTCCACCAGGTGTTGGCCGGCTGGCCGCTGGGGCCGATCTCGGTATTGGCCATGTCGTGCTCGGGCAGGGCCATGGCGGTCAGCTGGCCAGCGCGCGGTTGCGACCAGTACAGGGCGAAGCGCCCGGTTTCGTTGCTGCCCAGCTCGGCTTTGCCGGCGAACAGGCTGTCCTTGTTGTCCAGCGCATTGGGCTCGAACACCAGCGACAGGCCGAGCAGGTCAGGGTTGGCCTGCAGCGCGGCGCGTACCTGACGGGTCAGGTCCTCACGCAGGTCGAAGGCGTCGAGGAAGCGTTTTTCTGCCTGTTCACGCAGGAACAGCACCTGGCGCGAGAAGCCCGCGCCGTACTGGTAGGCATCCATGAACTGGCGGCGAATGTTCAGGGCCTGGACTTCACCTTGCGACTCGATCCGCGACTGCGCAGCTTCGGTGAGCATCTGCATGCTGCTGGCCTTGACCAGGTCCGAGCTGTGGTCCATGCGGTACAGTGAAAGGCCGACGAGCAGGGTGACGATGCCGGCGAGGCAGAGACCGGCGAGCAGGGTGATCTTCCACTGGATGGAAAGTTGTCGCAAAGGCATGGGGGTGAATCCCTTTTTCTGGCAGTAAGGGTTTGGTGGTGGAGCTGAGAGGTGTTTGCCTTGGGGTTTTTGGCGCCTGGGAGATCGAGCGCCGCCCGCGCGGCGCATCGCGAGCTGCGCTCGCTCCTACGTTTATTTCTGGCCAGTAACGCCTGTGACAGGCGCGCGCGACCGCCTTGTTCGTACGACGCGGTCTCGTGCCATGCGCCAAGGCGTCCGCGCGCAAATCCCACAGGAATGATTGGCCCGAAACAAACGTAGGAGCGAGCGCAGCTCGCGATGCGCCGCGCGGGCGGCGCTCGATCTCACAGGCACTGAAGACCTAAAGGCAAGCACCTCTGAGCCTCCCCCTATATCGGCTCACGCCTATTTTTCTTTATTCAAACATTCAATTTAAAATTCCAGCGAAATACGCCGAAATATGGCGCTTTTGACATCTCCCTCCCACTCCGTCAGAGTGCGCGGTTTTTGTCTGCCGTTACGAGGAACCCCAAACCATGAACGCAGTGATCGCCGCCGTCGGCATCATGCTCATACTCAGCCTGTCCCGCGTGCATGTGGTCATCGCCCTGATCATCGGCGCACTGGTCGGTGGCCTGGTCGGCGGGCTGGGCATCGAAGGCACGCTCAAGGCCTTCAACGGTGGCCTCGGTGGCGGTGCCACGGTGGCACTTTCCTACGCGTTGCTCGGCGCCTTCGCCGTGGCCATTGCCAAGTCGGGCCTGGCCCATGCCCTGGCCGACCGCGCGCTGAACATGATCGACCGCCAGGGCCATGCCAACGGCGGCAAGGTCAAATGGCTGCTGATCGGCCTGATGCTGGTGGTGGCGGTGTCGTCGCAGAACATCCTGCCCATCCACATCGCCTTCATCCCGCTGCTGGTGCCGCCGTTGCTGTACGTGCTGACGCGCCTGCGCATCGACCGCCGGCTGATCGCCTGCGTGATCACCTTCGGCCTGATCACGCCGTACATGTTCCTGCCGGTGGGCTTTGGCAACATATTCCTCAACGAGATCCTGCTGGCCAACGTCGCCCGTGCCGGGGTCGATGTCAGCGGGGTCAATGTCACCCACGCCATGGCCATTCCGGCGGCCGGCATGTTCGTCGGCCTGCTGCTGGCGGTGTTCATCAGCTACCGCAAGAAGCGCGACTACGACCTGGCGCGCATCGAGCAGGTCGAGCAGGTCAGCGTGCAGTACAACCCGCTGACCCTGCTGGTGGCGGGGCTGGCAATCGCCGCGGCATTCATCGTGCAGCTGTGGCTGGACTCGATGATCATCGGCGCCATGGTCGGTTTCCTGATCTTCTCGCTGTCGGGCATCGTGCGCTGGAAAGACACCGACGACCTGTTCACCGAAGGCATGAAGATGATGGCCATGATCGGCTTCATCATGATCGCAGCGTCCGGCTTTGCCGATGTGATGAAAGCCACCGGCGAGGTGCAGAGCCTGGTCGAGACCTCGGCGCAATGGATCGATCACAGCAAGGGCATTGGCGCCTTGCTGATGCTGCTGGTGGGGTTGCTGGTGACCATGGGCATCGGTTCGTCGTTCTCGACGGTGCCGATCCTGGCGGCGATCTTCGTGCCGCTGTGCGTGCAACTGGGCTTCGACCCGCTGGCCACGGTGTGCATCGTCGGTACCGCAGGTGCCCTGGGCGACGCTGGCTCACCGGCGTCGGACTCGACCCTCGGCCCGACCTCGGGGCTGAACGTGGATGGCCAGCACCATCACATCTGGGACACCGTGGTTCCGACCTTCCTCCACTACAACTTGCCGTTGCTGGCATTCGGTTGGCTGGCGGCAATGACCCTGTAAGGCGTCAGCCCTTGTCGGGCGGTGGCGAGATGCTGTTGAGGACGGTGCTGCCGTCCTTGCTGCGGGTCAGGTAGATCGGCAGCACCTTGGGCAGGTTGTCCACCAGCCGCTCGACTTCGCGGGTGTTGTAGATGCCGCTGATGCGAATGCGCCCGGTACCGGGGTCGGCCAGCAGCAGCGGGGCGTCCAGGTAGCGGTTGATCACCGGCAGGGCCTGTTCCAGGCTCAGGTTGTCGAGCACCAGCTTGCCGTTGCGCCAGGCCAGGCTGTTGTCGTAGTCGTCGTTCTCGGCCAGCTGCGGTTCGAAATCCCCCGTGTGGTAGCTGGCCTGCATGCCAGGGCCCAGGCGGTAGCCACCAGCACCGCCGTCGCTGCTGACCAGCACCGAACCCTGCACCAGCGTGACCTTGACCTGGTCCTGATACTTCCAGACATTGAACTGGGTACCGGTGACGCGGGTCTGGCCGCGGCCGGCGCGGACGATGAACGGGTGGCTGCTGTCGTGCTGCACCTTGAAGAAGGCTTCACCACGCTTGAGGG carries:
- a CDS encoding ABC transporter permease, with the protein product MSTGFPEALQLSFADTINRLVDWLVLHYGDHLRSVSDQLLQLLVGLENLLRLMPWWLLLLLVGLLAWHASRSLLRSVVLVALLAFIGVLGLWDKLLQTLALVLVSTGLCVLIGVPLGILLATRPLARRLLLPVLDVMQTLPAFVYLIPVLMLFGLGKVPAVFATLIYALPPLVRLTELGLSQIDPSLLQAAHGLGAGRWQRLRRIALPLALPSIMAGLNQSVMMALSMVVVASMIGARGLGEDVLAGIQTLNVGQGVEAGLAIVALAMVIDRISQAYGRTRR
- a CDS encoding ABC transporter substrate-binding protein; translated protein: MKKIPALLAGLLLTFGLASTDSAASAENSKPIHFGALGWESGALTTEILRHIVEHGYGYPTDTLPGSTVSMEVALARNDLQVIAEEWAGRSPAWVNAEKAGEVFALGDTVKHAEEGWWVPAYVVKGDKAPAPDLRSVEDLKRYSSVFKDPEDPVKGRFLNSPSGWTSEIVNSQKLKAYGLEGLYTNFRTGSGAALDAEVDSAIRRKKPVLFYYWSPTALIGRYDLVRLQEPPFDAAAWATLTDAKNPNPKGSQSLPAKLSIGVSKAFRDGYPQLVAVFEKVDLPIDRLNKALAEMNEKRLPATDAAKAFLRANPDVWKAWLPADVAGKVEASL
- a CDS encoding methyl-accepting chemotaxis protein, with the translated sequence MEQQYRQVDQVATASHEMSATAQDVARSAAQAAQAAREADQATREGLAVIDRTTTSIDALAANMSQAMAEVEGLAQNSEKIGSVLEVIRSIAEQTNLLALNAAIEAARAGEAGRGFAVVADEVRNLAQRTQESVEETRQVIEALQTGTRDVVGSMDHSHRQAQGGVEQVGQAVTALQRIGQAVSVITDMNLQIASAAEEQSAVAEEINSNVATIRDVTESLSGQANESARVSQSLNSLANQQQALMDQFRV
- a CDS encoding Na+/H+ antiporter family protein — encoded protein: MNAVIAAVGIMLILSLSRVHVVIALIIGALVGGLVGGLGIEGTLKAFNGGLGGGATVALSYALLGAFAVAIAKSGLAHALADRALNMIDRQGHANGGKVKWLLIGLMLVVAVSSQNILPIHIAFIPLLVPPLLYVLTRLRIDRRLIACVITFGLITPYMFLPVGFGNIFLNEILLANVARAGVDVSGVNVTHAMAIPAAGMFVGLLLAVFISYRKKRDYDLARIEQVEQVSVQYNPLTLLVAGLAIAAAFIVQLWLDSMIIGAMVGFLIFSLSGIVRWKDTDDLFTEGMKMMAMIGFIMIAASGFADVMKATGEVQSLVETSAQWIDHSKGIGALLMLLVGLLVTMGIGSSFSTVPILAAIFVPLCVQLGFDPLATVCIVGTAGALGDAGSPASDSTLGPTSGLNVDGQHHHIWDTVVPTFLHYNLPLLAFGWLAAMTL
- a CDS encoding FecR family protein; this translates as MNQDRLNPSPDEAITDAAAHWCMRLHADDCTQVEREAFARWLAADPRHAEEYQAMLEIWQTADLLPRTATVIDFNPPARHAPRARNWRPLASAAALVLLALPLAGWVGWEQGWVPNHYQHFEAGNDTRTVQLSDGSTVELNLHTELTYLNYKDQRQVTLKRGEAFFKVQHDSSHPFIVRAGRGQTRVTGTQFNVWKYQDQVKVTLVQGSVLVSSDGGAGGYRLGPGMQASYHTGDFEPQLAENDDYDNSLAWRNGKLVLDNLSLEQALPVINRYLDAPLLLADPGTGRIRISGIYNTREVERLVDNLPKVLPIYLTRSKDGSTVLNSISPPPDKG